The DNA segment TTCGCCAGTAGCCGAGTTGTCTTACGAGTAGCAACGAAAATGAGCCATGGGGTTGGGGGATGAGTACATCCTCTAGTTAACCGTAACCCAGCCCGGAATTCCGCAAGCCACTTATATTGCGGGTAGTGTGGGTAGGGGGATAAAGCCTCTAGCCTTTAGGCAGAGGAATGGTTACAGTATATCTAGGCCAATAGTGATATTATGGTTATAGAAGTTTCCTCGTTTACTAAGTACGCATTGATGTGCGTCCATCCTCTTCTCTGGGTTGTTAATTTTTAGTCAATACCTCACAAATGTGTAAATTTGTAAATTGCTATAGATAAATTAAATTCATTTACACCAATAAATAGATTGTATATTATTTGCTCATCCGCTGTTTTTTTGTATTGAAATATTAAGACTAAGACTTTCTATTCAGAGTTTAGCAAATACTTGAATTTATAACTTCATGCCATATCTATCTTTAAATTCTAGCCTTCTAGATGCTGTAATTTTTATTTATCTTTCTAGAAAAAGCCAAAGTTTTGGGCGAATATAATAGAGCCTCCCGATGCCGCAGGCTGTACGCTCCTACACAAACGAAGTTCGCCTGCGCGGACTAAAGGTAAATCGAGCTTTTTGAACCCACGAAGGTGGGTTTTGTCTGTGTAGCCGCGACTTCTAGTCGCCAGGGCTAGTACCGCAAGGCGGAAGTCAAAAGTCAAAAGTCAAAAGTCAAAAAGCTTATAAAATGGGCTTTTCATGGATTTTGAATGGTTTGTTTATTTACGCCGACTTGTACTAGTAATAAATTAAACTTTTCAAACATCCTCTAAAACAACTTTAACTGCCTCTGTTTTCTGAGCAGAAAAATTTTACAATGGCACAAATGGAAATAAATCTTAACGTTTCTTGAATTTTTTGGTCTTAGAAATAGGACGCATCGCCTCTCTACCCAAAATAAACATTCCTGTTACACCCAAGCTGACAAACCAAACATATTCATACCAAAATTGGCGAATTTGCTCAATATTTGGATGCAAACTCTTCACATACAGCAGCATCACAAGTATCATCAACGCCCCAAAACCAACGAAGCTTAAACCAATATAAATCCGTGCTGGACGCAGTTCAAAGTCGCTAATTTGCTCTAAATTAATTTCTGCCAGTTCCTTCAACGACTTATCAGCCACAGTTGAAGCTTCCTGCAACTTGTGACTCAGCTTTGGCGCTAATATAGGTTTAAGTATTGCAACAGTAGGGCGACGTAGCGCCGCCTCGCCATAGCGCAGCAATTCCAGTGGCTGACCAGTTGGACTCGGTTGAGCAAATTCGATATTTTTCGCAGCAGTTGGGGCGGTGGCTTTGCCTTCAAAATCCATAGCACGCCAGAGAAGAAATAGGATATTCATAGCCTAGCGAATCAGTGAGTATTCCGGCAAATACCAAAAGGTGATTTAAAGAATCCGCCCCAGGAATTATTTAAATTAAAACCCGCTCAAAAGCCTCAATCAAGCGGTCAACTTCCTCAAGAGTGTTGTAATGTACCATACTCACGCGGATGATTCCACCTTGGTCAGCTAATCCCAAATATTCAATGAGGCGTTTAGCATAAAAATCGCCGTAGCGAATCCCAATATAAGCCGAATCAACTTGAGGGGGAATGGTTGAGCTATGAATGCCGTCAACAGCAAAAGATATAGTCGGTACACGCAATTGACGATGCGCCGTAGATTTACCAATTACGCGAATTTTCGGCTGACTGTTGAGGTATTGTAGCAGGCGATCGCTTAGATTTTCTTCATGCACACTCATCAAATCAAAAACCTGCACCATTTTACTTCTCAGATCAGGTGCAGTTTGATCACCATAATGTAATTGTGCTAATTCACTCAGATAATCACATAAACCCAACATCCCATAAGTTAATTCAAAGTTAAGATTTCCTAACTGAAATTTATAAGGAATATCTGACTGCTCAATAAAATAATGATTCAGTCCCGGCATCGTGAATAAATGTTCTGATTTCCCGTAAAGTAAAGCACAGTGAGAACCATAGACTTTATAACAACTCAGAACATAAAAATCCACATCTAAATCTTGAACATCAATTAATCTATGTGGGGCATAAGCGACTCCATCCACACAAACCATCGCCCCACATTCATGGACAAACTTAGTAATTTCTTTAATCGGGTTGATAGTTCCCAAAATATTAGAAGAATGAGTCAAAGCCACTAATTTTGTGCGCCGACTCATTAATAGTTCTAAATCTGCCAAATCAAGTTCTAAAGTATCTGGGCGAACTTGCCAAACCTTAATCTTAATTCCTTGCTTTTCCAGAGCCACCCAAGCGCCAATATTAGCTTCATGGTCACAATTAGTAACAACAACCTCATCCCCAGGTGTAAAAGTTTGGCTCAAACACAGTGAAAGTATTTTTAACATCATGGTACTGGATGCTCCCATGACCACTTCCTTTGGTGATTTAGCATTAATCAACGTCGCCATTCCCCCATTAGCCAAAGCCACCCTTTCCCCAGCTAATTGAGAGACTTCATAAGAAGCCCCCAGTTGAACATCACTAGTCAGGAGAAATTCACTAATTCTATCTACTACTTTTTTTAGAGTTTGTGACCCACCAGCATTATCAAAAAAAGTCCATTTTCCCCCCAGGGCTGGAAAATATGGGCGAACCTTGTCAATATCCAGGAACATAGTCTAATTTTTCATAATTAACTTTCTAAATCGAAGATACACCACAAACCCAGGATGACGGCTGAAAATGTATTCTTTCTCCCAGACTTAGCTAAGAGGTATGTCACCCAGTAGGCCATTTACATCCTCTTGTGGTAAACAAGACCAGAAAACATGGAAAAAGCTCTGATTCATCCCTTCCCTGGCTGCGAAGAGAGATGATTTTCAAAATCAATAAAGTTTTTTCCAGGTGTCTACCTAAAGACTGATACCAATTCATGTTTAAATATGCGATTCTGAGCAAAGTGTATGGATCTAGAGTTCGTCTCAGCTAAACTCATCACTGAAAGCTACCTTTGTAACTGCAACTTGGTATTAGACAAAAGACGCTGATCACAAGTTGAGATGTTTTGATTCTTCACAATTTTCTTTAATTTTTTTGATAAGTTAAAGATAGAGGCAAAAACTTATTGTGTTAAATATCAACTCCTTGAGCAAAAGTAAAAGAATGAGTTATGGATACCGCTGTTAGATATGATATTGGGATGATTAAGGAAGAAGCATCTCAGCTTGTAAAAAAGGGGCTTCTTGACCGTCAACAGCCAATTTACTCACTATGTAGATATGTTCCTAATCGTGACTGGATATTGTTTGAAAACGAGCTAGAAAAGCATGAATTTCTGCTTAGAGATAGAATAATTGACCTATTGAGTAGTGAAACGTGGGAAGAAGATTGATTTGGTAAAATTTAATTTGTATTCAGCAAAATACCGAATCAATTCTGGGGAAAGACAAGTCAAATGTAGGGTGTGTTGTCGCACAGCGCAACGCACCCTAAAGGTAATTTATATTTCTTCATATATATTGAATTATATTGAATTTTTTTCACCTACAATATTTTGCTACCGACAATAGAACTTTTCAAACAACCTCTTAGGGACTTCCCAGAAATAAGATCCCCAATTTGTAGGGTGGGTGAGGACGACAGTCCGTAACCCACCATATCCCTTAAATTGATAGTGGGTTACGCGATCGCTTTCCCCGACTACAATTTTTGGGTAATTAATTTTTTGCTGTTCCCTTAAACTCCAATCCAGCCAGTTATAGTTTTGCCTTGACTGGGATAAATGATATTATTGCTTCGGGGCTGAATTTTTTTGGCTAATTTATCAGCAAAAGCCTTTTCCAAGGAACTAGGATTTTCTAAATAAAATACTGGCATATCTTGCCAACAATGGCGACAAAACCACGCAAAGCCGGAAACACGGATATGCGGCAAAAGTAAACCTGAACAACAAGGACAGTAATTCATAATTATCCTACAATCCTCACAATAAAAACCTGTGTATTGAAAATCCGGGCTGTTAATTAATCAGCCCATCGTGATTGAAAAAACTATTTATATCTCAAGTTTAATGAGGAATTATAAGAAACTCGTGAAAGGACTTATATTCAGCAATCTTTCGTAATATTTATACATAAACTATTGTGTATTAAAGTCAATTTTGCTTACTAAATCTTGAATTTTTCTTGATTGCTGATATAAGCAGAAAAACCTTGATTTCCTATTAGTCCGAGCAGGCCGACTTCCCCTCCTGGGGCGCTCATATCTTGCACTAGTACAAATCGGCGTAAATAAACAAACCATTCAAAATCCATGAAAAGCCCATTTTATAAGCTTTTTGACTTTTGACTTTTGACTTTTGACTTCCGCCTTGCGGTACTAGGCGATTGTAAATCGCCTGGACTAAGTAAGTCGGCGTAAATAATTAAAGGTTTGTAGTCAGGACTAAAGTCCTGAATTAAGGGCTTAAGCCCTTACTACGAGCTAAATTATAAGAATTTTACATTCCTTCACATAGTTAGGTTTATTCTCGCCAACTTACTTAGGTGCAAGATGTGAATATACCAATTTTGGCGTTGCTGAAACCAAGTATGAATTTAGGTGTAGAGACGTTCCATGGAACGTCTCTAGAGGGGTTTGGACTACATCCAACGTTGTAGGAACTAACAAATTAAAAAATATCCCCAAATTTATTGTGGAGAGGGCAAAAGTTCCTGCTAATCACCCAGCACTGACAAGATGCCCATCCCACAAAATGGGATAATTTATTTTCTGATGTTCCCTGATGAAGTTGAGCTACTCAATAGCACCCAATACTCAAACGGCTTCTGTATTCTTCTCCCCAGTCCGAATACGCACAACCTGTTCTACAGGGGAGATAAAAATTTTGCCATCGCCGATTTCGCCAGTGCGCGCAGCAGCAATAATTTTATCCACTACCATATCAACTTGGCTATCCTCAATCACGATTTCCACTTTCAGTTTTTGCAGAAACTCAACGGTGTACTCAGAACCCCGATAGCGTTCTGTTTGCCCTTTCTGCCGTCCAAAACCCCGGACTTCAGAAACAGTCATACCGACAATACCAGCGTTGACTAAAGCAATTTTCACTTCATCAAGCTTAAATGGGCGAATTATTGCTTCTACTTTTTTCATGTTCTTGACTCCTTAACTTGCAATAGCTTCGTTATTAATTTAACCAGATATAATGTCAGACACTTTCACCATTAGTGCTATTCTCAAAAAATCTCTAAAAATTGCTGGTTTTTAAAGCCTATACGCCCTACCGAAATAATTCTGACTCGGCACAGAGGTTTTGGTGAGGTTTTTGTATATAGTTTTTATAACTCAAAAATAAATCACAAGAAAAAGCTCAGTTATAGCTGTTGTCACATATGGTTAGCACAACTAACGAGTTTGATTTTCAAACAAGGGACGGACAATCAAATATCCAGCACCAAAAGCAGTGAACATGATTAAGAAGATAGTGACACCTAACCACCAACCACTAAATTGCTTGACTTTTGTTTCAGTCGGAGTATAGTAATTTACCTCCTGTTCTTCTATAAAAAATGTTTCTGGCATTGGGTGACTTATTTCCACAGGTGCAGAGAACTCGTAGTCATGGTTTGTTTCCTGAACGACGGATGGAGGCTGATGAGCAGGCTGTTGAGGTTGACGGGTTGCTGTTGCTGGACTTTTTACTTCAGCAGCAGGATGAGTGGCTTGGGGAGGACTCGGTTTAGGACTAGAATCTACAAACTTTTGCAGGTGTAAAAAAGACTGAACAACTTTGGTAATTTCTTGGCGTAGTAATTGATTTTCCTGCTCTAGTTGGTGATTTTGGCTAGTAAGTGCTTCTAATTTGCCTTCTATTGACTTTAACTCTGTGGCCAATTCCCGATATACATACAGTGGTACAGAGGGAGGGTAGGTTTGAGAAGTTGGTGGTTTTACTGGATTTTTGTGAACAGAATTTGGTTTTTTTTGCATAGATGAATTAGTATCAAACATTTAATTTATCAGTTCGTACAGAGATAATTTGAACCTCGCATGACTAGAAGTCACGCGATTCCTGCTTCAACGATCTGTGCCTGAATTGCTTCAGGTCTTACAAGTTCTCCACAGGCGTTTAGAGCCTCCGGGATACCCACGGCGGCTGTTGGCACTGAGCGAAGTCGAAGTGTTAAAATTCTCAAACCCTCACTCAGAATATTTAAACTGGCGTTCACGTCTCTCAAATTGTAGTTACCACAATTAGGACAAGACCATTCACGCAACTTTAAATCTTTGACTAGTGGATTGATAAAACCACAGCAGTTGCAAATCTGAGACGAAGGATAAAACGTACCAACTTTTTGCACAATTCTGTCATGCCATAAAGCTTTATATTCGAGCATGGTAACAAATTTTGACCAACTAGCATCTGAAATGCTTAAGGCTACCTTATGGTTTTTTACCATGTTCGCAACACGCAAATCTTCTATACAAATAATGTTGTTTTCTTTGATTAAACGAGTTGAGAGTTTGTGTAGAAAGTCATCTCTCAAATTGGTAATGCGTTGGTAAGTACGAGCTAGCTTGATTTTGGCTTTGACTCTATTGTTACTACCCTTTACACTACGAGATAGTTTTTTATGTGCCTTGCGTAACTTCCTTTTTTGAGTTCGATAGTATTTGGGATTATCTACAACTTCACCCTGGCTGGTAACGAGATAAGATTTGATTCCTAAATCTAATCCAATATTTTGAGTAACTTGTGGATATTTGTCTATCTCCGTTTCACACAAAATACTCGCAATGTAGTTACCGCTATTAGTACGAGTTATGGTAACGTTTACAAGCTTGCCAGTAATATCCTGAGACTTGTGAAACTTTACCCATCCTAGTTTAGGTAGCTTTAAGCGATTCTCTATTACCTGAATGTTGCCGTTAGTCAAGTTAGTTTTGTAAGATTGCTTGCACCCATGCTTCTTTTTGAATTTAGGAAAGCCTACACCTTTATGTTGAGCGTTCGCGTAGCGTCCCGCAGGGAAGTCGAAACATTTTTGATTTTTGGCTTTTTTTAGCTCCCCAAAGAAGTTTTTATATGCTGTCTCTAAGTTTTTGAGTGAGTTCTGTAAGGCAAACTTATCTACTTCCTTGAGCCAGATAATTTCCTTTTTTAGTAAAGTAAGTTGCTGACTACAGGCATGATAGTTTAATGTTTTCTGCTCGGTGTTATACAACTCCTTTCTTAATGCCAGAAAGCGATTATACACAAACCTAGCACAACCAATGGTCTTGTTAATTAAGATTTGCTGGTTATGGTTAGGAATGAGTGTAACTTTAAACGCTTTTTGCATTTTAAGTTTTAATATATCGTCGAAATAATTTTACCATAGTCTGCTATTGTATACCATTCTAAATCTAGAAATATAGCGCGCCTAACTCATGACTATTCGTCACGAGTGTGCGGCTTGCAGAAATCAAAGTATAGTCCCACTGAAACTAGCCCAAGAATAATAGAAAAATGCCCAGAGAGCAAAGATTTTTTATTTACCTTGAAATATGTCAGTAAAACTGTGTGAGCAATATGTTTTTTCAAATTCTCCATCTCCTGGCTCAGGAAATGCTTGGAAGTGAGGTTCTATATTCTATTCAATCCGCATTGCTAAAAGTTAATTCTGTAACAGAGGAAAAAAGTGTCCCACAGGCCCCTGTCCTTTGCCAATATCGAGGGAGTAAGTAAGTGCATTAGTTACATAGGCTTTTGCCTGTTGTACGGCTGGCCATAAGTCTGTACCCAGCGCCAAATTTGCAGCGATCGCAGCTGATAATGTACAACCAGTACCGTGGGTATTTTTCGTCTCGACTTGCTTCGTAATCAAAGTTTCCAGTTTTTGCCCATCAAACCAGATATCAATACCACGCAAACTGCCCTGCATCCCGCCACCCTTGACTAAAACGGCTTTTACCTTGAGATTTCGGTATATGACTTGAGCCGCCGCCCGCATCTCATCTAAAGTATTAATTACTAAACCGCTTAAAATCTGCGCCTCGTAACGATTTGGTGTGACAATAACCGCTTTAGGTAAAAGGGCATAACGCAGAGTTTTCACCGCATCATCATCAATGAGTTGCGCCCCTGTGCGTGATACCATCACCGGGTCAACAACTAAATTATTAATTTGCAATGCTTCCACTTGCTGGGCGACAGCAGAGATAATTTCCTGGTTCAGCAACATTCCAGTTTTCGCAGCTTGCACACCAATATCTTCCACCACAGCTTGAATTTGGGCTATCACCGCCTCTGTGGACATAGCATCAACCCGCGCCACCCCTAAAGTATTTTGTGCCGTCACACAGGTAATAGCGCTCGTACCGTGGACACAGTGAAAAGCAAAGGTACGTAAATCAGCTTGAATACCCGCACCGCCACCGCTATCTGAACCAGCAATGGTTAAAGCCACAGGTACTTTAGAGGTGATGTCAGCGTTCATAGAAATTATGGTTGAGGTGATATTTGCTTGACTTTTGCTGCCAAAGGATTGGGTTTGGGATTTGGCGGTAGTTCTTGGGGTACTACTGTTAAGTAAGGTTGAAGCTTGGTTTCATCAACCCAACCAGAGTAATATTTTAACCTAGTAGATTGTGTAGAAAGCTCAAGTAACTCTAAATCGCCACGCATGGCATCCCAACTCATAGGAGCATCGGGTGAGAATTCTCCAGAACCAACGCCTTGGGGACCACCACCGACGAAATTCCCAGATACTTCATCCCATCCTCGCACAAAGTCTTCTCCATTCCAATGCCAATGAAAACCCGGCCAATAAACAGGCGGTTTTCCTGGTGGTAAAGAATACTCAGAAAGACTTGCACCCTCATTCAGATTTGCTGTAAAGCCTTGAGAATATCTCACCTCATAACGTCCTTTACGAGTCTGAAAATCAACCAGACTCCACCACAAAACTTCTACAGTTTCTTCCTCTTTATTAGCAGATAAAGAGACAGCAGGAGTTTTATTAGTCGATGCACTGTAAAGCGGTAATTCCTCAGATGGTAGTTTAGCCATTGCTGCAAATCGCCAACAATTCCAACTATCAGAATTATCAGCAGTTTGCCATTTTACTTGACAAATACCGTTAGCTGTACTCACCCAAAGTAGCTGATTTTCTAACCGCAGTTTGTCAGGAATTGCCCCCACCAAAGGACTATTATGAACAGTATATGCAGTCAAAGAACCAGAATTAGGGTTTTGCAAATCAGGACGATAAGCAACTAGTCCTTTTGCAGGAAGGTTGGGATTTCCTTCGCCACTAATTTGAGTCCCCATCGACAAAGTCGGACTCTTGACATCTCCTGTAATAGAC comes from the Nodularia sp. NIES-3585 genome and includes:
- a CDS encoding cysteine desulfurase-like protein; translation: MFLDIDKVRPYFPALGGKWTFFDNAGGSQTLKKVVDRISEFLLTSDVQLGASYEVSQLAGERVALANGGMATLINAKSPKEVVMGASSTMMLKILSLCLSQTFTPGDEVVVTNCDHEANIGAWVALEKQGIKIKVWQVRPDTLELDLADLELLMSRRTKLVALTHSSNILGTINPIKEITKFVHECGAMVCVDGVAYAPHRLIDVQDLDVDFYVLSCYKVYGSHCALLYGKSEHLFTMPGLNHYFIEQSDIPYKFQLGNLNFELTYGMLGLCDYLSELAQLHYGDQTAPDLRSKMVQVFDLMSVHEENLSDRLLQYLNSQPKIRVIGKSTAHRQLRVPTISFAVDGIHSSTIPPQVDSAYIGIRYGDFYAKRLIEYLGLADQGGIIRVSMVHYNTLEEVDRLIEAFERVLI
- a CDS encoding DUF4327 family protein, coding for MDTAVRYDIGMIKEEASQLVKKGLLDRQQPIYSLCRYVPNRDWILFENELEKHEFLLRDRIIDLLSSETWEED
- a CDS encoding P-II family nitrogen regulator, encoding MKKVEAIIRPFKLDEVKIALVNAGIVGMTVSEVRGFGRQKGQTERYRGSEYTVEFLQKLKVEIVIEDSQVDMVVDKIIAAARTGEIGDGKIFISPVEQVVRIRTGEKNTEAV
- the tnpB gene encoding IS200/IS605 family element RNA-guided endonuclease TnpB, whose amino-acid sequence is MQKAFKVTLIPNHNQQILINKTIGCARFVYNRFLALRKELYNTEQKTLNYHACSQQLTLLKKEIIWLKEVDKFALQNSLKNLETAYKNFFGELKKAKNQKCFDFPAGRYANAQHKGVGFPKFKKKHGCKQSYKTNLTNGNIQVIENRLKLPKLGWVKFHKSQDITGKLVNVTITRTNSGNYIASILCETEIDKYPQVTQNIGLDLGIKSYLVTSQGEVVDNPKYYRTQKRKLRKAHKKLSRSVKGSNNRVKAKIKLARTYQRITNLRDDFLHKLSTRLIKENNIICIEDLRVANMVKNHKVALSISDASWSKFVTMLEYKALWHDRIVQKVGTFYPSSQICNCCGFINPLVKDLKLREWSCPNCGNYNLRDVNASLNILSEGLRILTLRLRSVPTAAVGIPEALNACGELVRPEAIQAQIVEAGIA
- the thiD gene encoding bifunctional hydroxymethylpyrimidine kinase/phosphomethylpyrimidine kinase, whose translation is MNADITSKVPVALTIAGSDSGGGAGIQADLRTFAFHCVHGTSAITCVTAQNTLGVARVDAMSTEAVIAQIQAVVEDIGVQAAKTGMLLNQEIISAVAQQVEALQINNLVVDPVMVSRTGAQLIDDDAVKTLRYALLPKAVIVTPNRYEAQILSGLVINTLDEMRAAAQVIYRNLKVKAVLVKGGGMQGSLRGIDIWFDGQKLETLITKQVETKNTHGTGCTLSAAIAANLALGTDLWPAVQQAKAYVTNALTYSLDIGKGQGPVGHFFPLLQN